A window from Lactiplantibacillus pentosus encodes these proteins:
- a CDS encoding peptide chain release factor 3: protein MNKTELTAAVNTRRTFAIISHPDAGKTTITEQMLLFGGVVRQAGTVKARKSGNFAKSDWMEIEKKRGISVTSSVMQFDYDGKRINILDTPGHEDFSEDTYRTLMAVDSAVMVIDSAKGIEPQTKKLFQICKMRGIPIFTFMNKLDRDGREPLDLLNEVEEVLGIETYPMNWPMGMGKGLKGLYDRYNHRVELYHNEAKGETFLPLDDNGELDPSNELTKDSIYRDTLDEVELINEAGNDFDEAKVMAGDMTPVFFGSALTNFGVETFLKTYLQYAPKPAAHKTRDDEVVEPTDDEFAGFVFKIQANMNPNHRDRIAFVRICSGEFDRGMDVVLQRTGKKMRLNNSTQFMADTRETVETAVAGDIVGLYDTGNFQIGDTIYAGKHAVQFEKLPQFTPELFMRVTAKNVMKQKSFHKGIEQLVQEGAVQLYTSYSTGDYILGAVGQLQFEVFKFRMQNEYNSEVVMEPMGSKTARWIDPDQLDEKMSSSRNLLVKDRSGAPLFLFENAFAERWFADKYPDVKLTSKL, encoded by the coding sequence ATGAATAAGACAGAATTAACCGCCGCGGTCAATACCCGGCGCACCTTCGCGATTATTTCTCACCCGGATGCCGGGAAAACGACGATTACGGAACAGATGTTGTTGTTCGGGGGCGTCGTTCGTCAAGCTGGGACCGTTAAAGCGCGGAAGAGTGGTAATTTCGCCAAGTCTGACTGGATGGAAATCGAAAAGAAGCGGGGCATCTCAGTCACTAGTTCCGTGATGCAATTCGATTACGATGGCAAACGGATCAATATCCTGGATACCCCAGGGCATGAGGATTTCTCTGAAGATACGTACCGGACCTTGATGGCGGTGGACTCCGCCGTCATGGTGATCGACTCGGCTAAGGGGATCGAACCACAAACCAAGAAGTTGTTCCAAATTTGTAAAATGCGTGGGATTCCGATCTTCACGTTTATGAATAAGTTAGACCGTGATGGCCGCGAACCACTCGATCTGTTGAACGAAGTCGAAGAAGTCTTGGGCATTGAAACGTACCCAATGAACTGGCCCATGGGCATGGGTAAGGGGCTCAAAGGCTTGTATGACCGGTACAATCACCGCGTGGAACTGTATCATAACGAAGCCAAGGGCGAAACCTTCTTACCGTTGGATGACAACGGTGAACTTGACCCTAGCAATGAACTGACCAAGGATAGCATTTACCGCGATACCTTGGATGAAGTGGAACTCATCAATGAAGCCGGCAATGATTTTGACGAAGCTAAAGTCATGGCCGGTGATATGACGCCAGTTTTCTTCGGCTCAGCGCTGACCAATTTCGGGGTCGAAACGTTCCTGAAGACTTATTTACAGTATGCACCTAAACCAGCAGCGCACAAGACCCGTGATGATGAGGTCGTTGAACCAACCGATGACGAATTTGCGGGCTTTGTCTTTAAGATTCAAGCCAACATGAACCCCAACCACCGGGACCGTATCGCCTTTGTCCGGATCTGCTCAGGCGAATTTGACCGTGGGATGGACGTCGTCTTACAACGGACTGGCAAGAAGATGCGCCTGAACAACTCGACGCAATTCATGGCGGACACGCGTGAGACGGTGGAAACGGCGGTTGCTGGCGATATCGTCGGCCTCTACGATACGGGAAACTTCCAAATCGGTGATACGATCTATGCCGGCAAGCACGCTGTTCAGTTTGAAAAGCTCCCTCAATTCACGCCGGAACTCTTCATGCGCGTTACTGCCAAAAACGTGATGAAGCAGAAGTCCTTCCACAAAGGGATCGAACAACTGGTTCAAGAAGGGGCCGTTCAGCTGTACACCTCGTACTCGACTGGCGACTACATCTTGGGTGCCGTTGGTCAACTGCAGTTTGAAGTGTTCAAGTTCCGGATGCAAAATGAATACAATTCTGAAGTCGTCATGGAACCAATGGGTAGTAAGACCGCACGCTGGATCGACCCTGACCAGTTAGATGAAAAGATGTCCAGTTCGCGGAACTTACTGGTCAAAGACCGCTCAGGCGCACCACTATTCCTGTTCGAAAACGCCTTTGCCGAACGCTGGTTTGCTGACAAGTATCCAGATGTTAAATTGACGTCCAAGCTTTAA
- a CDS encoding MucBP domain-containing protein codes for MSFLDRLKGMLHALNSNEASTETAAASTEETAPRTITAQRADTPATNQTEALILVHHLDQAGNTLQPADMIAGTVGEEIHLPAVSIAGYHLVNIDGLTRWFTKPQASITLTYERQAGQPVWMYAYDIDRRELIGRPTMYRGKLGTPYEVSAPTVAGFKLLRSVGDVTGEYTTTSKTVLFFYRNENWQQTDLSTGFIQINHETAVYPYPGATTTNYLTKLQPGSTYKTYMRVRLVTHETWYAIGDDQWIPETHLQLTTGDQLLLKLPAGYRVQNQRPVRQTGIVSFVPGKQVHTYIEPYGRYLATVTHGDQVNLIERLADDNGVVWYRLQDQGYLPGRYLTQLDPPFA; via the coding sequence GTGTCGTTTCTTGACCGGCTAAAAGGGATGCTACACGCATTAAATAGTAACGAAGCTAGCACCGAAACAGCCGCGGCGTCTACCGAAGAAACTGCGCCCCGGACCATCACCGCACAACGCGCAGATACGCCGGCGACCAATCAAACCGAAGCACTGATCTTGGTCCACCATTTAGACCAAGCCGGCAACACGCTACAGCCGGCCGACATGATTGCGGGGACCGTTGGTGAAGAAATCCACTTGCCCGCTGTCAGCATTGCCGGCTACCACCTCGTTAACATCGACGGCCTCACGCGCTGGTTCACCAAACCACAGGCCAGTATCACACTCACTTACGAGCGCCAAGCTGGTCAACCCGTCTGGATGTACGCCTACGATATTGACCGCCGCGAGCTGATTGGTCGGCCGACCATGTACCGGGGGAAACTAGGAACCCCTTACGAAGTCAGCGCACCGACCGTCGCCGGGTTTAAACTACTCCGCTCCGTGGGTGACGTGACTGGAGAGTACACGACGACTTCGAAGACCGTCCTGTTCTTCTATCGAAATGAGAACTGGCAACAGACCGACCTCAGCACTGGTTTTATCCAGATCAACCACGAGACCGCGGTCTACCCCTATCCAGGCGCAACGACTACCAACTATCTGACTAAATTACAGCCAGGTAGCACTTATAAAACGTACATGCGCGTGCGCTTAGTGACGCATGAGACCTGGTACGCGATTGGTGACGACCAGTGGATTCCAGAGACCCATCTGCAACTGACCACCGGCGACCAACTCTTACTCAAGCTTCCGGCTGGCTACCGTGTACAGAATCAACGTCCTGTCCGGCAAACCGGGATCGTAAGCTTTGTTCCTGGTAAACAAGTGCATACGTACATCGAACCATACGGCCGCTACTTAGCGACTGTTACCCACGGCGATCAAGTCAACTTAATCGAACGGTTAGCGGACGATAACGGTGTCGTCTGGTATCGCCTGCAGGACCAAGGTTACTTGCCCGGGCGTTACTTGACGCAATTGGACCCACCGTTTGCTTAA
- a CDS encoding LysR family transcriptional regulator, producing MNLKQLRYFLAVAEEGQMTAAAKRLHVAQPPLSYQIKQLEQELGVTLFNRLPQGVTVTAAGKLLVGYAQQLTQLSATAENKVRALAHGITGTINLGTVSSSAGVIPNPALRKWLQQHADVQLSVTEGNTYELLDDLHKRLLDVAVLRTPFNGQHLVCRYFPAERMAAVLPKQYTQFAHRRQLRLSDLAPLPLIKYRRFNELFHVAFLEAGLTPHYLMTCDDARTAMHWASRQLGVALVPRSLAETYDGGDVLIRSLTDHRFETHLALVTTNEALETPLVAGFMAQFKQARPLDNFH from the coding sequence ATGAATTTGAAACAATTACGCTATTTCTTGGCGGTGGCTGAAGAGGGGCAGATGACGGCAGCGGCCAAACGCTTACACGTCGCTCAACCACCATTGAGTTATCAAATCAAACAACTGGAGCAAGAACTCGGGGTGACGCTATTCAACCGGCTACCTCAGGGCGTGACGGTGACGGCTGCTGGCAAACTACTGGTTGGCTATGCCCAACAACTGACGCAATTGTCAGCGACGGCCGAAAATAAAGTCCGCGCTTTGGCACACGGGATTACCGGGACTATCAATCTCGGAACTGTGTCTTCTTCGGCGGGAGTGATCCCGAATCCGGCGCTGCGCAAGTGGTTACAGCAGCATGCGGATGTGCAGTTGTCCGTGACGGAGGGCAATACTTACGAGCTACTGGATGATCTGCACAAACGCCTACTGGACGTGGCGGTGTTACGAACGCCATTCAACGGGCAGCATCTGGTGTGTCGCTACTTTCCGGCGGAGCGCATGGCGGCGGTGTTGCCCAAGCAGTACACCCAATTTGCCCATCGGCGGCAGTTACGCTTGAGTGACTTAGCGCCGTTACCATTGATCAAGTATCGCCGTTTTAACGAGCTCTTTCACGTCGCTTTTTTGGAAGCGGGCTTAACGCCGCACTACTTGATGACCTGTGACGACGCGCGGACCGCGATGCACTGGGCCAGTCGCCAGTTAGGCGTTGCCCTGGTCCCACGCTCATTGGCAGAAACCTATGACGGCGGGGACGTGCTGATTCGGTCGTTGACTGATCACCGGTTCGAAACGCATTTAGCCTTAGTGACAACTAACGAAGCATTGGAAACGCCGTTAGTGGCCGGATTTATGGCTCAATTCAAGCAAGCACGACCGTTAGACAACTTTCATTAA
- a CDS encoding sulfite exporter TauE/SafE family protein, whose translation MIYSLALMLGVGVIAGIFGAVLGIGGGMIVTPILTLGLGLDIKYAIGASIIAVIATSSGSTIAYLRDEMLNLRVAMFLEIATTVGAVLGAVLTGVLHATFLYFLFGALLVFTTYNMIRKLMSKTGELPTVKDDALATKLNLNGTYYDKALKQQVDYQVENVPGGFTMMFGAGFASGLLGIGSGAFKVLAMDTIMHMPLKPSSATSNLMMGVTAAASAMVYFFNGSIKPGIAAPLAIGIIVGALIGSRIMTRLKPRLIRMIFVPVMLYLGIQMIAKGFGVTI comes from the coding sequence ATGATTTATTCGTTGGCATTAATGCTCGGCGTCGGGGTGATTGCCGGTATTTTTGGGGCTGTCTTAGGCATTGGTGGTGGCATGATCGTCACGCCGATTTTGACGTTAGGCCTGGGATTAGATATTAAATATGCAATTGGCGCAAGTATCATTGCCGTGATTGCGACTAGTTCGGGTTCAACCATCGCTTATTTGCGGGATGAAATGTTGAACTTACGGGTCGCGATGTTTTTGGAAATTGCGACCACGGTCGGTGCCGTCCTTGGTGCCGTGTTGACCGGGGTGCTACATGCGACCTTCTTGTACTTTTTATTCGGCGCGCTACTCGTCTTTACGACTTACAACATGATTCGCAAGTTGATGAGTAAGACGGGTGAGTTACCGACCGTCAAGGATGATGCCTTGGCAACTAAGTTGAATTTAAACGGGACCTACTATGATAAGGCGCTCAAACAACAAGTCGACTATCAGGTCGAAAACGTGCCTGGTGGGTTTACGATGATGTTCGGTGCTGGGTTTGCCAGTGGCTTGCTCGGTATCGGGAGTGGGGCGTTTAAAGTCCTCGCCATGGATACCATCATGCACATGCCACTCAAGCCGTCTTCTGCGACCTCTAACCTAATGATGGGGGTCACGGCGGCTGCCAGCGCGATGGTCTACTTCTTTAATGGTTCCATCAAACCAGGCATTGCGGCACCATTAGCTATTGGCATCATCGTTGGGGCATTGATTGGGTCGCGTATCATGACGCGCCTGAAACCTCGTCTGATTCGGATGATTTTTGTGCCAGTGATGCTCTATCTGGGCATTCAAATGATTGCTAAAGGATTCGGGGTGACCATCTAA
- a CDS encoding DUF1634 domain-containing protein, translated as MDKQKPTKEQEMHAVEMMIGYILRIGVIVSAIVIIIGMLLMLMTGNGGYANGMEPHTVAAILAGVVALKPYAVIMLGLFLLILTPTLRVAVSIYAFAVERDRLYVWITTVVLVILIVASIIGYLGN; from the coding sequence ATGGATAAGCAAAAACCAACGAAAGAACAGGAAATGCACGCCGTTGAAATGATGATTGGTTACATCTTACGAATTGGCGTCATCGTTTCGGCGATTGTGATTATCATCGGCATGCTACTAATGTTGATGACGGGTAATGGCGGTTATGCAAATGGCATGGAACCCCACACCGTTGCGGCTATTTTAGCCGGCGTGGTCGCCTTGAAACCATATGCCGTGATTATGTTAGGTCTCTTCCTATTGATCTTAACGCCGACATTGCGGGTCGCTGTCTCGATTTATGCCTTCGCCGTTGAACGTGACCGCCTCTACGTCTGGATCACGACCGTCGTATTGGTAATTCTGATCGTTGCGTCAATTATTGGCTATTTAGGAAATTAA
- a CDS encoding peptide ABC transporter substrate-binding protein — MNFKTAAKVTVVAGASVLFLAACGSSKSSSSSSKQTANWTESAELPTMDISKSTDVVSSNALNNTNEGLYRLGKNGKVTPGIAKSTKVTNGGKTYTFTLRKNAKWSNGDKVTAKDFVYGWQRTVNPKTASQYAYLYSGIKNADAIVNGKKPVSSLGIKADGDYKLTVTLDKPIAYFDKLMGFVNFFPQNEKVVKKYGSKYGTSSKAMVYNGPYKMTGWTGTNLSWTLKKNNDYWDKKNVKMDSIKYQVVKDASTGLNLFNSNKVDFTTLSNEQVKNYKNDKNYLVRKTASTFYVEFNRDDSNATLAKAFKNKKIRQALSLAINRKSYVNNTLGNGSTVSKGYVSEDLAENPKTGKDFTSDAAVPSAVEYNLTKAKKLWKEGMKEIGESKLSIKLLSDDTDGAKKSTEFIQGAWEKLPGLTVSNQNVPFKTRLQRSQSGNFDTVISAWNADFTDPISFLSLFTSDNSYNNGKYDSAAYDSAVKKAEGADSNNKSARWADMVAAEKQLMNDQGVIPIYQQASATLTRSNLKGIIYNTAGSQYNLKYMSVK, encoded by the coding sequence ATGAATTTTAAAACAGCTGCAAAAGTAACCGTCGTTGCTGGCGCATCCGTCTTATTCTTAGCGGCTTGCGGCTCAAGCAAGAGCTCATCAAGTTCGTCGAAGCAAACGGCCAATTGGACCGAATCAGCAGAATTACCAACGATGGATATTTCCAAATCTACCGATGTCGTTAGTTCTAATGCACTGAATAACACCAACGAAGGGTTGTATCGTTTAGGGAAGAACGGTAAAGTCACTCCCGGAATTGCGAAATCCACTAAAGTTACTAATGGTGGGAAGACATATACGTTCACTTTACGGAAGAACGCAAAATGGAGTAACGGTGATAAAGTTACTGCCAAAGACTTTGTTTATGGTTGGCAACGAACCGTTAATCCTAAGACTGCGTCACAATACGCATACTTATATTCAGGTATCAAAAATGCTGACGCCATTGTCAACGGCAAGAAGCCAGTTTCAAGCTTAGGTATTAAGGCTGATGGCGACTACAAGTTGACTGTTACCTTAGATAAACCAATTGCTTATTTCGACAAGTTAATGGGCTTTGTTAACTTCTTCCCACAAAATGAAAAAGTGGTCAAGAAGTATGGTTCTAAGTATGGGACAAGCAGTAAGGCAATGGTTTATAACGGACCTTACAAGATGACTGGTTGGACTGGGACAAACCTTTCTTGGACCTTGAAGAAGAACAACGATTATTGGGACAAGAAGAACGTCAAGATGGATTCTATCAAGTACCAAGTTGTCAAGGACGCTTCAACTGGTTTGAACTTGTTTAACTCTAACAAGGTCGACTTTACGACACTGTCCAACGAACAAGTTAAGAACTACAAGAATGACAAGAACTACCTAGTTCGGAAGACCGCTTCAACGTTCTACGTTGAATTCAACCGTGATGATAGTAACGCAACCTTGGCAAAGGCCTTCAAGAACAAGAAGATTCGTCAAGCCTTGTCACTAGCTATCAACCGGAAGTCTTATGTTAACAATACGTTAGGTAACGGTTCAACCGTTTCTAAAGGTTATGTTTCTGAAGACTTAGCCGAGAATCCGAAGACGGGTAAAGACTTCACGAGTGATGCCGCCGTTCCATCTGCCGTTGAATACAACTTAACCAAGGCCAAGAAGCTTTGGAAAGAAGGTATGAAGGAAATCGGCGAAAGCAAGTTGAGCATCAAGTTGCTTTCTGATGATACCGATGGCGCCAAGAAGTCAACTGAATTCATTCAAGGGGCTTGGGAGAAATTACCTGGTTTAACTGTTTCTAACCAAAATGTACCGTTCAAGACGCGTCTGCAACGGTCACAAAGTGGAAACTTTGACACGGTTATCTCCGCATGGAACGCTGACTTCACTGACCCAATTTCCTTCTTATCACTCTTTACGTCAGACAACTCATACAACAACGGGAAGTATGACAGTGCTGCATACGACTCAGCTGTGAAGAAGGCTGAAGGCGCAGACTCCAACAACAAGAGTGCACGTTGGGCTGATATGGTTGCCGCTGAAAAGCAATTGATGAATGATCAAGGGGTCATCCCAATTTATCAACAAGCTTCAGCAACGTTGACACGGAGTAATCTCAAGGGCATCATTTACAACACGGCTGGTTCTCAATATAACTTGAAGTACATGTCTGTTAAATAA
- the opp3b gene encoding oligopeptide ABC transporter permease, which translates to MRKYLLKRIFYLFLTLFIVATATFFLMKLMPGTPLQNEAKLTPSEKASILAQYGLDKPVWLQYFIYIGGIFKGSLGLSFQFSDQAVSYLIGSRMGPSMQLGGQALVVGIILGIILGAVGAIKKDTWADRLATILSILGIAVPSFVLAILLQYYLGLKVGWFPVAGWEGFAYTILPTLALAASPLAETARFIRTDMVDVLSSDYIELAKAKGLSKFGIVYHHALRNSLIPMVTLIGPLAAALMTGSMVVENIFSVPGIGEQFVKSILVNDYPTIMGVTIFYSALLCLLLLLTDIVYGIIDPRIRLSGNGD; encoded by the coding sequence ATGAGAAAGTATCTTTTAAAGCGGATATTTTACTTGTTCCTGACATTATTCATTGTGGCAACCGCCACGTTCTTCTTAATGAAGTTAATGCCTGGGACACCGCTTCAAAATGAAGCTAAATTGACGCCGAGTGAAAAAGCGTCGATTTTAGCCCAATATGGGTTGGACAAACCCGTTTGGTTGCAGTACTTCATCTACATTGGCGGCATCTTCAAAGGGAGCCTGGGGTTATCCTTCCAGTTCTCTGACCAAGCTGTCAGCTATCTGATTGGTAGTCGGATGGGCCCGTCAATGCAGTTAGGTGGCCAAGCACTGGTCGTTGGGATTATCTTAGGGATTATCCTGGGTGCTGTGGGAGCCATCAAGAAAGATACTTGGGCTGACCGCTTAGCAACGATTTTATCGATTTTAGGCATCGCGGTACCAAGTTTCGTCTTAGCCATTTTGCTACAGTATTACCTGGGCTTAAAAGTCGGTTGGTTCCCAGTTGCTGGTTGGGAAGGTTTTGCTTACACGATCTTGCCAACACTGGCGCTGGCCGCAAGCCCGTTGGCCGAAACAGCGCGGTTCATCCGGACCGACATGGTCGATGTGCTGAGTTCAGATTATATTGAACTTGCTAAGGCGAAAGGGCTATCGAAGTTTGGCATCGTTTATCACCATGCCTTGCGAAATAGTTTGATTCCAATGGTCACCTTGATTGGACCACTGGCTGCAGCGTTGATGACCGGTTCCATGGTTGTTGAAAACATCTTCTCAGTACCCGGGATTGGGGAACAATTCGTTAAGTCGATTTTGGTTAACGATTACCCAACCATCATGGGTGTGACGATTTTCTACTCAGCACTGCTTTGCTTACTATTATTGTTGACCGATATCGTCTACGGAATTATTGATCCGCGGATTCGTTTAAGTGGAAATGGGGACTAG
- a CDS encoding ABC transporter permease — MAENPSSIEIKPGDFEPLDKQAGPDNERIAAPSLTFGQDVWRRLKSNKTAFISFIVLVFLFLVAFGGRAVYHVDPNAQAPKYANLPPKIPGVNIHGLNGHLTQSGKDVDAYAAAGAKSDVHYILGTDYLGRDLLARIMYGTRISLEIALIATLIDLTIGVGFGILSGWKGGRVDLFMQRVIEILSSIPQLVIMVLMATAFTKTGMASIIAAIAITGWTTMARLTRAQTLQLKNQDFILAARTLGESPIKIAWKHLLPNLSSVIIIQTMFTIPSAIFFEAFLSYIGIGISSPQASLGTLISDGQKNFQFLPYQMWYPAIVLIILMLAFNLLGDGMRDAFDPKSKR; from the coding sequence ATGGCAGAAAATCCAAGTAGTATTGAAATTAAGCCCGGCGACTTCGAGCCGTTAGACAAGCAAGCGGGTCCTGATAATGAACGGATCGCAGCGCCTTCACTGACTTTCGGCCAAGACGTATGGCGGCGGTTAAAGTCTAATAAGACCGCCTTTATCAGTTTTATCGTGTTAGTGTTCTTGTTCTTAGTGGCTTTCGGTGGTCGAGCAGTGTATCACGTTGACCCGAACGCCCAAGCACCCAAGTATGCTAACTTACCACCGAAGATTCCGGGTGTGAACATTCATGGGTTGAATGGTCACTTGACGCAATCTGGTAAGGATGTCGATGCCTATGCCGCAGCAGGTGCTAAGTCTGATGTGCACTACATTTTAGGGACTGACTATCTAGGTCGGGACTTGCTTGCACGGATTATGTATGGGACTCGGATTTCCCTTGAAATTGCGTTGATTGCCACCTTGATTGACCTGACGATTGGTGTCGGGTTCGGGATACTCTCCGGTTGGAAAGGTGGGCGAGTCGATTTGTTCATGCAACGTGTGATTGAAATCCTCTCGTCCATCCCTCAATTAGTTATCATGGTGTTAATGGCAACGGCCTTCACGAAGACTGGGATGGCTTCCATCATCGCGGCAATCGCGATTACCGGGTGGACCACGATGGCCCGTTTGACTCGTGCACAGACGTTGCAACTGAAGAACCAAGACTTTATTTTGGCGGCACGGACCTTAGGTGAATCGCCAATCAAAATTGCTTGGAAACACTTGTTACCTAACCTTTCAAGTGTCATCATCATTCAAACGATGTTCACGATTCCAAGTGCGATCTTCTTCGAAGCGTTCTTGAGTTATATCGGGATTGGGATCAGTTCACCACAAGCTTCATTGGGGACGTTGATTTCCGATGGACAGAAGAACTTCCAATTCTTGCCATACCAGATGTGGTACCCAGCCATCGTGCTGATTATCCTGATGCTCGCCTTCAACTTGTTAGGTGACGGGATGCGCGATGCGTTTGATCCAAAGTCGAAACGTTAG
- a CDS encoding ABC transporter ATP-binding protein, whose amino-acid sequence MDKPENVIEVRNLEINFHTYAGEVKAIRDVSFDLRKGETLAIVGESGSGKSVTTRSLMGLLAPNAEIKRGSIMFHGEDIIKKSEKEMQNIRGKDIAMIFQDPMTSLDPTMRIGMQIAEPLMKHKGLKKKEAIAQALEMLKLVGITNPEGRINDYPYQFSGGMRQRIVIAIALVCYPEVLIADEPTTALDVTIQAQILDLMKDLQNRIDTSIIFITHDLGVVAGMADRVAVMYAGKIVEYGTVDEIFFNPQHPYTWGLLNSMPTLDTESGSLSAIPGTPPDLLEPPVGDAFAARSDYAMKIDTEKEPPFFKVSDTHYAATWLLHPDAPKVTPPAEIVRRQQKFAAMQKPQPPIPDPAAKE is encoded by the coding sequence ATGGATAAACCGGAAAATGTCATTGAAGTCCGTAACTTGGAAATCAATTTCCACACTTATGCGGGCGAAGTTAAAGCCATCCGTGACGTTAGCTTTGATTTACGTAAGGGTGAAACCTTGGCCATCGTTGGTGAATCAGGGTCTGGTAAGTCAGTGACGACCCGTTCACTGATGGGCTTGCTGGCACCGAATGCTGAAATTAAACGTGGATCGATCATGTTCCACGGTGAAGATATTATTAAGAAGTCTGAAAAGGAAATGCAGAATATTCGTGGTAAGGATATTGCCATGATCTTCCAAGATCCGATGACTTCATTAGACCCGACGATGCGGATCGGAATGCAAATCGCCGAACCGTTGATGAAACATAAAGGGTTGAAGAAAAAAGAAGCCATTGCGCAAGCTTTGGAAATGTTAAAGCTGGTTGGGATCACTAATCCTGAAGGCCGAATCAATGATTATCCTTACCAATTCTCTGGTGGGATGCGGCAACGAATCGTGATTGCGATCGCGTTGGTCTGCTACCCAGAAGTGCTGATTGCCGACGAACCAACCACTGCGTTGGACGTGACGATTCAAGCACAGATTCTGGATTTGATGAAGGACTTACAGAATCGTATCGATACTTCCATCATTTTCATCACTCATGATTTGGGTGTCGTGGCTGGGATGGCTGACCGAGTGGCCGTTATGTACGCGGGTAAAATCGTGGAATACGGCACGGTCGATGAAATCTTCTTCAATCCCCAACATCCATATACGTGGGGCTTATTGAACTCAATGCCGACGTTGGATACGGAAAGTGGCTCGTTGTCTGCTATTCCAGGGACGCCACCTGATTTACTGGAACCACCAGTCGGGGACGCCTTTGCAGCGCGGAGTGACTACGCCATGAAGATCGATACTGAAAAGGAACCACCGTTCTTCAAAGTATCAGATACGCACTATGCGGCGACCTGGTTGCTTCATCCAGACGCACCTAAAGTCACACCACCGGCCGAAATCGTCCGGCGGCAACAAAAGTTTGCGGCGATGCAAAAGCCACAACCACCAATTCCAGATCCTGCAGCAAAGGAGTAA
- a CDS encoding ABC transporter ATP-binding protein has protein sequence MPEERKKILEVRHLKQYFNVGKKDEVRAVDDVSFDIYEGETFGLVGESGSGKTTTGRSIIHLYEPTDGEIIFNGKDVSKLRTKKERHEFRREIQMIFQDPYASLNPRMKVKDIVAEGIDIHGLAKDDDDRTKQVEDLLETVGLNKDHSSRYPHEFSGGQRQRIGIARALAVEPKFIIADEPISALDVSIQAQVVNLMKELQLKQNLTYLFIAHDLSMVKYISDRIGVMHYGKILEIGPADEVYNHPLHKYTESLISAVPVPDPEFERNRKQVPYDETTEHDGKKRRMVEIAPGHFVRATEDEVPIYTKRAIDAGLITEFSE, from the coding sequence ATGCCTGAAGAACGTAAGAAAATTCTAGAAGTTCGCCATTTAAAGCAATACTTTAATGTCGGCAAAAAAGATGAAGTCCGGGCCGTTGACGACGTCTCCTTTGACATTTATGAAGGTGAAACGTTTGGTCTAGTTGGTGAATCCGGTTCAGGGAAGACCACGACCGGCCGCTCAATCATTCATCTATATGAACCGACTGATGGTGAAATCATTTTTAATGGGAAAGACGTCTCTAAATTACGCACGAAAAAGGAACGGCATGAATTTCGGCGTGAGATTCAGATGATTTTCCAAGATCCATACGCGTCACTGAATCCACGGATGAAGGTCAAGGATATTGTCGCTGAAGGAATCGATATTCACGGCTTAGCCAAGGATGACGACGACCGGACCAAGCAGGTGGAAGACTTGCTGGAAACGGTTGGTCTGAACAAGGACCATTCCAGCCGGTATCCACATGAATTCTCTGGTGGGCAACGGCAACGGATCGGGATTGCCCGGGCGCTAGCCGTTGAACCTAAATTCATCATTGCTGACGAACCAATCTCAGCACTGGACGTTTCGATTCAAGCTCAAGTGGTTAACTTGATGAAGGAACTCCAATTAAAGCAGAATTTGACGTATCTGTTCATCGCCCATGACTTGTCAATGGTCAAGTACATCAGTGACCGCATCGGCGTCATGCACTACGGGAAGATTCTAGAAATTGGCCCAGCTGATGAAGTTTATAATCATCCGCTACACAAGTACACTGAAAGTCTGATTTCAGCGGTACCCGTGCCAGACCCTGAGTTCGAACGTAACCGTAAGCAAGTGCCTTACGATGAGACGACCGAACACGATGGCAAGAAGCGCCGGATGGTTGAAATTGCCCCAGGACACTTTGTCCGGGCAACTGAAGATGAGGTTCCTATCTACACCAAGCGAGCCATTGACGCTGGTTTGATTACGGAATTCTCTGAATAA